CCGCCGGCAGCAAATTCTTGAGAAGGTCCCGAATCCATATAGGAAAACAGAGCGACCATGAAAAATGTATTTTCCAATGTTTTAGAATCTATCGGCAACACGCCGCTCATTCGCATCAATCGACTGAATACAAACCCTCATGTCACACTATACGCCAAATTGGAAGCCAGGAATCCAGGGGGCTCCATTAAAGATCGCACAGCACTCTCAATGATCGAAGCGGCAGAACGGGATGGACTGCTCACGCCGGACAAAATCATCATTGAAGCTACAAGCGGCAACACAGGCATTGGTCTGGCAATGGTAGCAGCCGTGAAGGGATACCGCATCATGCTGGCCATGCCGGAAACGGCGAGCCTGGAACGGCAGAAGATCTTGAAGGCCCTTGGAGCCCAGTTGCTGCTCACCCCCGGCGCTCTGGCGACGGACGGCGCCATCGAAGAGGTCTACAACCTGGTCAGGGAAAACCCCGATCGCTATTTCATGGCCGACCAGTACAATAATCCCGCCAATCCAGCCGCCCATCGCTTCGGAACGGGTCCGGAGATCTACGAGCAAACGGACGGCAAGGTGACCGCCGTCGTCGTCACGCTCGGAACCACGGGTACAGCCATGGGCATTCTGCAGGCCATGAAGGAAAGAAATCCCGCTATTGAAGTTGTCGCTGTGGAGCCTTATCCAAGCCACAAGATTCAGGGTTTGAAAAACATGAAGGAATCTTATGTGCCCGGGATTTTTGACCGTCACTCTCTCGATCGCATCGTGCACGTGAAAGATGAAGAAGCTTTCGAAATGGCACGCAGGCTGGCCCGGGAGGAAGGTATTTTTGCGGGCATGAGTTCGGGAGCAGCGATGGCCGCCGCAGTACGACTCGCCAACGAAGTCACGGAGGGGGTCATCGTGGCCATTCTCCCCGACGGCGGAGATCGGTATCTCAGCACCAACCTCTTTACCACCATGCTGGAACCCGATTTTCGCTTCTTCAATCTTCTCGGCAGAGAAAAAATAGACTTCAAACCCGTACAGGAAGGAAAAGTGCGGGTCTTCGTGACAGGTCCCCCCCTGGATCAACTTCTTACCCTTCAGGAATCACGCCGATTCATTCTGGCGGATCTCCTTACACGGTTCCTCCTTTCCAAAGGTTTCTCCGTGAACCAGGTCATCCTCATTCCAGACCTGGACAGCCGCACGATTCAAGGGGCATGCACGGCCAAAATGGACCTGGCCTCCTACACCCAGCAGCAGGTGGATCATTTCTTGGCCGACCTCGACAGTTTGAAGGTTCAGCGAGCATACCGCTACCCTCGCACCACCGAACACATCGACACTATCGCGGAGTTTACCAAATCTCTCATTGAAAAAGGTGCAGCCTATGAAAAGTTGCGCTCCGTTTACTTCGACCTTTCCAAGAGCAAAGACTATGGAGCCCTCTCGCGCATCAATCTGAAAAAAATACGGCTGGGAACCACTGTCGACCTGGATGCCTATGAAAAGCAAAACCCAAGGGATTTCGCCCTCTTGAAACGTGCCACACTCGCCGAACTCAAACGGGGCAGTTTCATGAAAACCGATTGGGGCAACGTGCTTCCAACCTGGCATATTGCCAGTGTCTCTGTCGCCTTGCATGATCTGGGCTCCCCCATAGACATTCAGGTGAGCAGCGTGGACTTCCTTTTTCCGCACCTTGAAAATGTTCGGGAGATCGGAGAGGCTTTGACAGGAAAACCCTTTGCCAATGTGTGGATGGTTTCCGAACGCATCTGGTCCAACAAGGAAGAAAAGGCTCAAAACGGAATAGACGAAAACATTTCCATACGGGAACTCATTGCCGGCGGATACTCGCCCCTGGAGATTCGCTACTGGCTGCTGAGCACTCATTACCGCAAGCCCATTCATGCGACTCCTCAAAACATTCAAAATGCCGTACGGGGATATCAGCGGTTGAAAGAATTCATCCGCCGCGTAAAGTATTCCCAGGCTGGCGGTGAAGAGCACAAACTGATTCCTGAAATACTTTATGCTCTGGAACATGATTTCTTCGATGCCCTTGCCGATGATCTGAATATGCCCAATGCCATTGCAGGCCTTTTCAAGTTCATCCGGCAGATCAATCCCATCCTGGAACAGTCACAGTTCAGTGAGGCGCAACGCAAGCAAATTATGGATGTTCTACAGAACTTGAATGGAATCCTCGGTGTCTTTGACATGGACCTGCAACCGCTGGATGAAAAAGAGGAAAAGATCATCAAAGAGCGGGAGGAGGCACGAAAATCAGGGGATTGGGAGAAAGCGGACCGCCTGAGAGAAGAACTTCTGGAGCGCGGAATTCAGATTTTAGACAGCCCCACCGGCACACAGTGGGAACGCGTGGGAAGAAAAGCTTGGTACTCGAGATCGTAATTACGCGGCCATTTCTTTGCAGGAACGGCTTCCAGCCGTGACAGGAACCGACAACCACACACCTTGTCGCGGCAGGATGCCGCTCCTACGAAAACGTATGGGTAAGCGGGTGCGTAATTACGAAGACCAGTACTTAGAACCTATCCGGAAACCACCTGTAGACTTTGCGACACCCCCCTTAGTCCCCCCTCGAGGGGGGAATTAAAGGGGGTGTCCGCTGCCGAGGTAGGTTTTTGGATAGGCTCTTAGGTAAGGGGTCGTTCATTGACGGCCCCCCCAGCATATGGACTCAGGATTCGAAGGACTTGCCGGCCAAAGAAAAACGTGGGCTGGAAATATTAACCCTTCGCCCCTTCACATATTGAGGTTCCAGGTCTAATTTCCATCTACCTCTTCACGTCTGCAGCTTATAAAAAATCCCAAACGCCCTCCGCAAGCCCGATGGAATGGGTCGCTTCGAAAAGGCGTATCGCTTCCTCGAAGGTCTGAGCCGTGATGCGATTTTTGTATTCCGTGGAAAGGACATTGAACCTGGCTGCAAACGCTTTGTTCGCCTTTTTGATGTCGCCTCCCGTATTGCCCGTTTCCACCGCCCAACGCCACATTTCCTGCCAGAGCTCGTCGGGAACGCCGCGATAGGGCCGTTTGACATATTCACGGTTTTCCGTAGTGATCGCATTCCCGTTTTGGTTCATCCCGAGACCGAAAGAGATGTTCTGCCAGAAAGTTCCCACGTTTCCTTTGCGAATCCCGTATTGAATGAATAAGGAAATTTTATCCAGAGAAGTTCCCGTGATTCCGTGTTGAGCGATATCGACGCCCCACGGCTGAATGGCATCCCAGATTTTCCTGGTCAGATCGAGCTGAATGCCCTCATGGGCCGTTCCAAAATAGGTTCCGTGAATCGAGCCATTGTTGATGGCGAGCAAATCGGGCCGAATTCCATTTTTGTTCAATTCCCCGATGAACCATTCCGCCTCTTCAGGCTGAGTGAAACCTTCCGCCTTCCCACTCTTGGCTCCAATTTCTCCCAGTTCGACTTCAAGGCTCAGGCCGGCTTCAATGATCGGTTTTGCGAGTTCCAAGGTGGCCGCAAGGTTCTTTTCGTTCTCCATATGGGAAGCATCTATGGCAAAGGAGGTAAAACCAGCCTCCAGTTCCTGCGCTATAAGATTTCTGACACTTTCCACATCTTCCATTTTTTTGACGGTAAGATGATCTGCGTGAATGGCGAAAGGGACTTCGGTATTGCCCAATCGTTCATTCTCCTGAACGATGAACTCGACAAAAGTCTTCGGGGAAAATTCGGTATAAGTCATCTCGGATTTGGCAATTTCGTACATGACGGGGGCTTTGGCAGCCATGGATGCCTGAACAATTCCTGCAACGGGCAGGCGACAACGCATATTGGCTGCCATGATCATTGCGTTGTGCTTTTTTGCTGCTGCAATGAGCGCTTTCCCATTGACCAGGGGCACAAGGCTGTCTGGAAAACGCTTCTTTACATTTTCTGGACGTAATTCCATATTTTGCTTAGTCATTATATCACCTCACGTTATCTATTATCTATTGGTTTTTATGGACAGGAGACCCCTCACGTTATCTATTCGATGGACACGATACTTGTTCTATAGGCGAATCCCCGTTAAACTTCAAGAAACAAAAGATCGAGTCGCTTCAGGTTGATTTTGAAGGCGCAAAAGGAGCCTGCATTTGAATGCAGATTGGATTTCCCCAGAGCAGAAGTCGTTATTCCGGAAAAAAGCAATCGAGGAACAGAACGACGCTCCACTCTCCCTTGAGTACAACGGAACAGGTAAGGTAGCGGAAAGAATCCGGCGCATCGATGATTACCGCAATTCAAAAAACATCCTGGTTTCTCTTCACCCCTCTCTGCGCCAGACCTGTCTGAATGTCCTTGCGGACCAGAAAAAACTCCTGATTCCGACTCCAGGACTTCAAAAGGGGTTCATGCTCGTCTCCCCCACCTCCGTTCCTCCCCAAAAAAGGAAACTCGCCATTCGCCCCATCCCCAACAACCCTTTTGGCAGGAAAATGCCCTATGAAGAACCCTTCCAAGGCCTTGTCGATTTGATCATCACCGAAGCTTTTTTGCTTGGAAGAGATGGAACACGCATGGGAGATGGGTCAGGGCATCTGGACATCCAGTGCGCCATCCTCTCTTCCCTGGGGTGGCTCTCCCCGGATGTTCGTGTGTTGGCCGTGGCTGATGATCGGCAAATCGTACCTTCGGTTCCCGTGGAAAAGACAGATGTACGGATTCATTGGATTGTCACTCCCACTCAAGTCCTTGCGGCTTCCCATGATGAGCCGTTCTCCTGCGAAATCTCATGGGAAAAACTGAGCAAAAAGCAGATTCGACGCAACGAGGCTCTCTATTTTTTGAACCGCCGGCGGCTCATCTCGCTGCCCCATTAGCATGAGCCATGAGCCTTTTTTATAAAAACCTACGCACCTGAAAAAAGATGGATTCGTAAGATGTCGTCATCCCAGTGAAAGGCGGGGGCTAGGAGTTTTGTAAGCTACTAAAAACACTGGATTCCTCCTTTGATCGGAATGACAAAATGGCACTTTTCGGGACTTTTTGTGAGACCATCAAAAAAACTCTTGCTCTATAATCCAACAATATCTATTGTACCCCCGCACTTTATTCACTATTATTTTTTAGTTAACTGAGAGACAGGAAGCATCATCCATGAAGATTCGGGGCCTTTTGTTGTTGCTGTTTTTTTCCGTCGTTGCGATGACTCTCCCTCCCACCATTTCGGCCGAAGAGGAATTTACCGCGACGATAAAGCGTTATCCCTACCGCATACCCGACTTGACGGTCATTGGATCTCCTACGGCCTACATCATTCAGCCTAAAGACACCTTGCTCGATATCGCCAGGCGCAATGCGCTGGGCTATAACGAAGTGGAACTTCTCTACCCTCGCATGGATGCATGGGTTCCCCCCAACGGCAAACGCATTACCGTCCCGACTTTCTGGGTTCTCCCCCCGACGCAACACGAACAATTGGTCATCAATGTCGCGGAACTGAGGCTCTACTTCTTCGACAGGACGACTTCCACCGTCCAGACCAATCCCATCGGGATCGGCGATGAGGGTTGGGAAACTCCTCTGGGAACCTTTTCCATCACCGAAAAACGCCCCAATCCGGTATGGTATGTCCCGCAATCCCTTCAGGCAAAGTATGGTATGGCATCCATGCCGCCGGGTCCCGAAAACCCATTGGGTGAATTCGTAATGAAATTTTCCGCCGGCGCTTATGGGATTCATGGAACGGCAATGCCCTGGGGTGTTGGACGTTTGGTGAGTCATGGCTGCATACGGTGCTATCCCGAACACATCCGTATCCTTTACCCTCAGGTCCCCATAGGCGCAAAACTGGAGATCATTTATGAACCGGTTAAGATAGGCCAGAAAAACGGACAGATATTCGTAGAAGCCCACCCGGACGTCTATCGTAAAATTCCTGATTATATGCAGTATGCTACGGACAAGCTTGCAAAATGCCCTCTGGCCGATCGTGTAGATATGAATAAATTTCATATGGCCATAGATCTTCAGAACGGGGTGCCAACAAATATCACTCGCATCTCCGCTGAAGATTTTTCTCCAAAATTGGTTGGATTTTCACAAGAATGATCAACACTTTTTTTCCTGTCGGACCGCAAGGAATGGGCTATTTCAACTCGAAAATCGCTCAAAAATTTTCTTGATTTTATTGCCTTTCTAGAGTAGCGTATTTCGAGATTTTGTGGAAACGGGTTGGAATGTAGATTTAAAATTATATTTGAATTTTGGCCAATCGATTTCGAGGGGGGGTGAGAAGGGCAGGAACCCTGAGGAAGATTGTCAAAAGAGGCTGAGGTTGTTTTTTTGTGATAGTTTTCTTTTTTTTGAGGAGGAGAGAGATGAAAAGAGTATTGTCCGTTCTGTTTGTTGTAGCTTTGGCATTCACCATGATTTCTGGCTGTGCTTGTTCCCAGGATGCAAAGAAATGCCAGGAAATGTGTGCCACCGCCATGGATAAGGCACAGGCAATCGAGCAACAATGTACTTCTAGTGCAAGAGCTGCTGAAGCCGCTGCACAAAAAGCCGAAGCTGCTGCTCGTAGAGCCGAAGCTGCTGCAGACAAAGCAGAATCTATTTTCATGAAGCACATGAAGAAGTAATTTGATTTCCATTTGCATTCAAAAATAAAGGCTGGCGAAATAGATTTCGCCAGCCTTTATTTTTCTACCCCTCTATTCCCTGCTTCAACATCAGCCGGTCAAAGAAATACTCCATTCAATTAAGGCTCAATGAATTCAGTTGACCCTGACCAGGATATCGAAAAAAACTCCCTCCACGAGAGCATTTCTCATCATCACATCAAAGACGGTGTGATGAAAAACAGGCTAATTGATCCGCAGATTGCACAGCTTTTCGCAGATCAAGAAGAGTCCTCTTTTCTTGGACTTGGTGGGATTTAATCCGTGCAATCTGTGCAAGCTGCGGATACACACACAAAGCTACTCCCCCTTGCCATCATTTTTGGATTTATCCACACTTCCAAAAACAAACTTTCCAAGCAACTGTTCGATATCCAAAGGGGGCTGTGTATCCTGTATGGTCCCACCAGGCTGAATGTAATCCTCAGAGGCGCCAGGACTTATTGCGATATACTTGTCGCCAATGATTCCCATCGTTTTGATGCTGGCAATGACATCATCCTCCAATTTAACCCCATCCTTGATGTTCAAAGTAACCTCTGCTCGGCCATCTTTTAACTTAATGGTCTTCACTTGACCGATGTCGACTCCCGCCATGGTGACAGCAGATTTTTCCTTCAGACCCGCCACATTGGAAAAGATGGCATGCACGTCGTACCCCGATCTCCCAAAGGGATGAACATCTCCCAGTTTGAAAGAAAGATACGAGAGACATATAAGACCAATCAGAAGAAAAAAACCCACACCCAATTCCAGCCCTTTTCGATCCATACCGTATTCCCTCGAAATTATAGTAAGATGGAGGTAATCACATAATCACTCATCAGAACCGAGATAGACGCGTAGACGACTGCTTGTGTCGTTGCCTGACTCACTTCTTCGGGCCCAAAACTTCCCTGATCCAGCCCGGCGTAGTAGCCCTTGTAGGAACAGATCCAGATCATCAGAACGGCAAAGCTGAAGGACTTCACAATCCCCATGTAAACGTCTTCCCAGACCACGCTCGATGTCAATCCATCCATGAAGGAGCCAGCGCTTACTCCCAGAAGTTGCACGCTGACGAGATACCCTCCGAAAATCCCAACGACATCGCAGTATGCGGTGAGCAGGGGCAGCGCAATCAAACCGGCAATGAGTTTGGGAGTGATGAGATATGAAAAGGGGTCGATGGCCATGCATTCCAACGCATCGATTTGCTCTTCGATTCTCATGATTCCGATTTCGGCACACATGGCGGACCCGGCTCGTCCCGTAACCATGAGGGCAGTGAGTACGGGCCCCAATTCCCGTATCAAGCTCAAAGCAACAGCAGATCCCAGAAGCCCTTCGGAACCGAATTTTGAAAGGGTGTAATAACCTTGAAGGCTCAATACCATGCCGGTAAAAGTCGCAGTAAAACCGATCACGAAAAAGGACTTGGTCCCGATAAATTGAATCTGTTTGACCGTAAACCAGTATTTACCGGGGGGTCTGGCAATACCGCGTACTACCATGTAAAGGAAGACCCCCATCCGCCCCAGGCTCTCCAACTGGTCGAGAACCAGAGCCCCGAGATACCGTACCAATCGCGTCATTCAAACTCTCCTTTTGGAACTTTGGAACTTGCCTCGAAGCGCCCTCGCAATTGACCTTCGATGATATCGAAAAAGCCGTCGCACCCCCCCGATAATGTGGTCCCATACGCCCCTTCCATTTCCCCTGCTCCGGAAGAACGGCAAGTCCTCCTCAAAGCCTGATCATCTGCTCAAAAGCCGATTCAGATATTTCTCCGTGCCGGCCTGCTGTTCATCCGCCTCTCTTTCAAGAAAACGCACCACCGTCTCATCACGGTTATTGCGAATCTCCTCCGGAGTTCCCGAAGCAAGAAGGCGACCATGATCCATGACCACCATCTGATCGGCAATTTTGAAGGCGCTCTCGAGTTCGTGGGTCACGACGATGATGGTCATCCTCAGGGTATCACGAAGCTCGAGAATCAAATCGTCGAGGCCCGCTGCAGTGATGGGATCGAGCCCCGAAGAAGGCTCGTCAACGAAAAGAATTTCCGGGTCCATTGCCAGAGCGCGGGCAAGGCCGGCCCGTTTCCGCATTCCGCCGCTAAGCTGCGAAGGCATATAGTCTCCAAAATCGGACAACCCCACAAGATTCAGCTTGATAAGGGTCATGATGCCGATCGTCTCGTCGGGCAGACGCGTATGCACCTTCAGCGGCACCGCTATGTTCTGACTCACCGACAGGGAGTTGAAAAGAGCTCCGCTCTGAAAGAGGACGCCGATCCGGCGACGATAGGCTTCCATACTCTCTCCACTGAATTTCCCCAAGTCATTGCCTTCAATGAAAATTTGACCGGGAGCGGTTGGCTTCAAACCGATGAGGTGGCGGAGGAGCGTGGTTTTTCCACATCCGCTGCGTCCCATGATCACCGTCACCTGCCTGCCGGGAATACTGAACCGGACATCGAAAAGGACCTGTCGTCCCTTGTAGTAGCTGTTGAGACCCTTGATATCGATCATGTTGAGAGAGGTCATCCTCACCGTCCATTTCCATCTTCAAAGCTGGTTTTCTTTGTCGAATACTTCACCGAGACGCGCCAGTCGAATCATCTGCCTCGCGTTCTCATTCAATCCTACAAGGTTGAACTCCCCGCCCTTCCGCCTGAGGAGCCTGAATACCTCAACCAGGACGGCAATTCCCGCGGTGTCCAGTTTGGAGGTCAAGGAAAAGTCGATTTCAAGTGTTTTCAGCCCTTTGATTTTGGCAATCTTGATGAGCTCTTTTCGAATATCCGCAGCAGTATTGAAATCGAATGCCCCCTCCAGCTGCACCACGGCTTCATGAGGTTCGTTTTGATAAAACTTGAGCGACACGGTAAATCCCCCCAAAGGAAGTATGAGACAGGACAAAGCCGCCACCCTTGGTCATGGGAGGCCAAAGCGATTGATTCCGGACTTTAAAAAACCATTTATATAAGCTGAATTTTTATGTTTGGGCGAAACAATTTAACCATAAGCAAAAACTTCATGAAGCAGGCATCCATGATCACAAGCTTGACCG
This region of Desulforhabdus amnigena genomic DNA includes:
- a CDS encoding cysteine synthase, whose amino-acid sequence is MKNVFSNVLESIGNTPLIRINRLNTNPHVTLYAKLEARNPGGSIKDRTALSMIEAAERDGLLTPDKIIIEATSGNTGIGLAMVAAVKGYRIMLAMPETASLERQKILKALGAQLLLTPGALATDGAIEEVYNLVRENPDRYFMADQYNNPANPAAHRFGTGPEIYEQTDGKVTAVVVTLGTTGTAMGILQAMKERNPAIEVVAVEPYPSHKIQGLKNMKESYVPGIFDRHSLDRIVHVKDEEAFEMARRLAREEGIFAGMSSGAAMAAAVRLANEVTEGVIVAILPDGGDRYLSTNLFTTMLEPDFRFFNLLGREKIDFKPVQEGKVRVFVTGPPLDQLLTLQESRRFILADLLTRFLLSKGFSVNQVILIPDLDSRTIQGACTAKMDLASYTQQQVDHFLADLDSLKVQRAYRYPRTTEHIDTIAEFTKSLIEKGAAYEKLRSVYFDLSKSKDYGALSRINLKKIRLGTTVDLDAYEKQNPRDFALLKRATLAELKRGSFMKTDWGNVLPTWHIASVSVALHDLGSPIDIQVSSVDFLFPHLENVREIGEALTGKPFANVWMVSERIWSNKEEKAQNGIDENISIRELIAGGYSPLEIRYWLLSTHYRKPIHATPQNIQNAVRGYQRLKEFIRRVKYSQAGGEEHKLIPEILYALEHDFFDALADDLNMPNAIAGLFKFIRQINPILEQSQFSEAQRKQIMDVLQNLNGILGVFDMDLQPLDEKEEKIIKEREEARKSGDWEKADRLREELLERGIQILDSPTGTQWERVGRKAWYSRS
- a CDS encoding class II fructose-bisphosphate aldolase yields the protein MTKQNMELRPENVKKRFPDSLVPLVNGKALIAAAKKHNAMIMAANMRCRLPVAGIVQASMAAKAPVMYEIAKSEMTYTEFSPKTFVEFIVQENERLGNTEVPFAIHADHLTVKKMEDVESVRNLIAQELEAGFTSFAIDASHMENEKNLAATLELAKPIIEAGLSLEVELGEIGAKSGKAEGFTQPEEAEWFIGELNKNGIRPDLLAINNGSIHGTYFGTAHEGIQLDLTRKIWDAIQPWGVDIAQHGITGTSLDKISLFIQYGIRKGNVGTFWQNISFGLGMNQNGNAITTENREYVKRPYRGVPDELWQEMWRWAVETGNTGGDIKKANKAFAARFNVLSTEYKNRITAQTFEEAIRLFEATHSIGLAEGVWDFL
- a CDS encoding 5-formyltetrahydrofolate cyclo-ligase, which produces MNADWISPEQKSLFRKKAIEEQNDAPLSLEYNGTGKVAERIRRIDDYRNSKNILVSLHPSLRQTCLNVLADQKKLLIPTPGLQKGFMLVSPTSVPPQKRKLAIRPIPNNPFGRKMPYEEPFQGLVDLIITEAFLLGRDGTRMGDGSGHLDIQCAILSSLGWLSPDVRVLAVADDRQIVPSVPVEKTDVRIHWIVTPTQVLAASHDEPFSCEISWEKLSKKQIRRNEALYFLNRRRLISLPH
- a CDS encoding L,D-transpeptidase family protein; amino-acid sequence: MKIRGLLLLLFFSVVAMTLPPTISAEEEFTATIKRYPYRIPDLTVIGSPTAYIIQPKDTLLDIARRNALGYNEVELLYPRMDAWVPPNGKRITVPTFWVLPPTQHEQLVINVAELRLYFFDRTTSTVQTNPIGIGDEGWETPLGTFSITEKRPNPVWYVPQSLQAKYGMASMPPGPENPLGEFVMKFSAGAYGIHGTAMPWGVGRLVSHGCIRCYPEHIRILYPQVPIGAKLEIIYEPVKIGQKNGQIFVEAHPDVYRKIPDYMQYATDKLAKCPLADRVDMNKFHMAIDLQNGVPTNITRISAEDFSPKLVGFSQE
- the mlaD gene encoding outer membrane lipid asymmetry maintenance protein MlaD; this encodes MDRKGLELGVGFFLLIGLICLSYLSFKLGDVHPFGRSGYDVHAIFSNVAGLKEKSAVTMAGVDIGQVKTIKLKDGRAEVTLNIKDGVKLEDDVIASIKTMGIIGDKYIAISPGASEDYIQPGGTIQDTQPPLDIEQLLGKFVFGSVDKSKNDGKGE
- a CDS encoding MlaE family ABC transporter permease, with the translated sequence MTRLVRYLGALVLDQLESLGRMGVFLYMVVRGIARPPGKYWFTVKQIQFIGTKSFFVIGFTATFTGMVLSLQGYYTLSKFGSEGLLGSAVALSLIRELGPVLTALMVTGRAGSAMCAEIGIMRIEEQIDALECMAIDPFSYLITPKLIAGLIALPLLTAYCDVVGIFGGYLVSVQLLGVSAGSFMDGLTSSVVWEDVYMGIVKSFSFAVLMIWICSYKGYYAGLDQGSFGPEEVSQATTQAVVYASISVLMSDYVITSILL
- a CDS encoding ABC transporter ATP-binding protein: MIDIKGLNSYYKGRQVLFDVRFSIPGRQVTVIMGRSGCGKTTLLRHLIGLKPTAPGQIFIEGNDLGKFSGESMEAYRRRIGVLFQSGALFNSLSVSQNIAVPLKVHTRLPDETIGIMTLIKLNLVGLSDFGDYMPSQLSGGMRKRAGLARALAMDPEILFVDEPSSGLDPITAAGLDDLILELRDTLRMTIIVVTHELESAFKIADQMVVMDHGRLLASGTPEEIRNNRDETVVRFLEREADEQQAGTEKYLNRLLSR
- a CDS encoding STAS domain-containing protein, with protein sequence MSLKFYQNEPHEAVVQLEGAFDFNTAADIRKELIKIAKIKGLKTLEIDFSLTSKLDTAGIAVLVEVFRLLRRKGGEFNLVGLNENARQMIRLARLGEVFDKENQL